A region of Spiroplasma endosymbiont of Crioceris asparagi DNA encodes the following proteins:
- a CDS encoding rhodanese-like domain-containing protein, whose protein sequence is MQFIEKMIKIFSYFLKDYGWKTKYKHKKLKNLKDILKSNSWIVIDLRNQAAYYEHHLQGTVNIPALDFFRKYYKHLKPRMKILLISNDYRSNLNIYNSLKKKRYNPYVLYAGYKEIRNNSNFDNLTKVNII, encoded by the coding sequence ATGCAATTTATTGAAAAAATGATAAAAATATTTTCATACTTTTTAAAAGATTATGGTTGAAAAACAAAATACAAACATAAAAAATTAAAAAACTTAAAAGATATTTTAAAATCAAATAGCTGGATTGTAATTGATCTAAGAAATCAAGCTGCCTATTATGAACATCATCTTCAAGGTACTGTTAATATTCCTGCACTAGATTTTTTTAGAAAATATTATAAACATTTAAAACCTAGAATGAAAATTCTTTTAATTAGTAATGATTATAGAAGCAATTTAAACATCTATAATTCTCTAAAGAAAAAAAGATATAACCCATATGTTTTATATGCTGGTTATAAAGAAATTAGAAATAATAGTAATTTTGATAATTTAACAAAAGTTAACATTATTTAA